The following are encoded in a window of Podospora pseudoanserina strain CBS 124.78 chromosome 6, whole genome shotgun sequence genomic DNA:
- a CDS encoding Type I Iterative PKS (SMCOG1028:crotonyl-CoA reductase / alcohol dehydrogenase; COG:I; antiSMASH:Cluster_5; EggNog:ENOG503NWJ7): MASNSEPQREQHEPVAIVGMGCRWPGGSHTSEQFWNFLCNKVDGWKEFDDPRFSSKGFHHPNSDRPGGFAMKGAFLGRDDARLFDHSFFGMTQLEVETMDPSQRKLLECAYEAIESAGESLESISGKRTGVFVGNFCLDHWTLQSRDWDNPRPYAFVGAGTSILANRISYIFNLQGPSLTIDTACSSSMYAVHCAVNAIRAGDCDSAIVAAGNWIADPTVQIALDKLGALSASSRCHTFDARAEGYARGEGWGAIYLKRPSTALADNSPIRAFIRGSAVNSNGRTGGITRPSALGQETVIREAYRNAGGLPFKDTSYFECHGTGTYVGDPIEVAAVGRVFASVREPKDPLLVGSVKSNVGHGEGASALASIMKVVLALERGAIPPVYDLQTRNPNIDFDAANVQPVTEVTPWPEGKIRRASINSFGYGGANAHCIIDHVTNVWPDYVAPGVFNKSRTVTNGHTNGHANGHTNGSTNGHTNGNGNGTSNGHQNGSVQHSPVVKIKTTAVPGASTRQSVLLPLSAHNEQSLKLNIEALAKALDQFPLADVAYTLGNRRSKFAQRSFAIVDKDNVANDLLSVIDKKPTRAPLHTASLGFIFTGQGAQWHAMGSDLFQYRIFQNTIQHLDHVLGTLSNAPAWSLYDILSGNCDPSLIQTAEVSQAACTAVQVALIDLLASWSIRPSGVAGHSSGEIAAAYASGRITAAEAIVAAYLRGQAVSRNKQTGAMLAVGLGFDDVVKYLDGKEDEVKVAAINSPGSVTLSGEEPTVDSISAAMTADSVFNRKLKTGGNAYHSHHMIPIGREYVELLTEGTEHLRKLGLASSDDAARYQPTLWVSSVTPAKSTSGLGSDDLASYWRANLESPVRFSEAVAGLVQNADGVPIHALVEIGPHPALKSPLEQILKAAGVKNVAYAGSTLKRGEGAQTSMLQLAGSLFALNSEVNIAAVNAVESSHDGKGDLEHGVTCVDLPPYQYTYGGLNYHESRASKEYRYRSILRHDLLGSKIAGNAKFRPQWRNILRLKDVPWLGDHRLLPDAVLPGAGYLAMAIEAIARIHNELPSNPPIEGFVLADVSIKKSLVIPEDDYGVEVLTSLELVDAQTPAWATFSISSVGRESEEWMEHCTGRIKVALEGSDDSVEKTAVVPTTQRALDGRVWYEKFAEIGLGYGETFQPISYIRSDPTSNVAVATLNLRSTAGLIKDGESAYPLHPASLDGAIQLGLIACHAGRSEDATTAFVPVQLPRLYLSNNINDLAGDKCTVVAHGEKRGIRGAHLDLQLLGPNGEVMLDAEGLRCISYSSAAKTTEDRTFSSPFTRLVWRPDIRTLRNGRAREMYPPPRDNVKKAPSWGITNKLAHFVVYSMYMMYGTLPEDDMPKPSGDVGHFFDWIKRKGHNDNSELMQEAREYAKQGLLLNKIDELVSEAPDVIEVQAAKLLHDSMADILFERRTGIDVLISEGLLTPLYKEGLLMTGIYPQLHNVIAGVAHSNSHLRVLEIGGGTGGATRIAMKAFNGPNGIKSYKDYTFTDISAGFLSGARESMADLRDVNFSVFDIEVDPVEQGYVEKSYDLIIACQVLHATSNMKRTLTNCRRLLKPGGQLVLVETTENFIVPGVVVGTFTGYWSGIPDGRVDAPFQSLASWDRTLKEAGFQGLDVVLDDFPEPHNTTSVILSTVPPEEFPVSGEGTVHLLHSGSEAPALLQHLTQEFQSRGITVKPGTLDGIGELPSESRVVALFDDGHLLLNASEKDFSRFQQLVRQSSSLVAITSSGVAKGLSPDAAVIPGLLRVLQNENPGAQYMSVDIAADNFTIEAAEDQQHFAKCIADYESELYGATRSPPMDDLEGNPKDRELSWQDGYFSVSRHVPDTGFHSQHGLDSKKFKPDTMPLGSQGAVKATFETPGVINSLCFEPYKEILQPLPAGFIDVAVAAVGLNARDLDTWTGRLDSDHFSSEYSGVITAVGANVDGLNVGDRVCGLGKGQFGTATRVPAAFASKVEDGDDLVQMASLPLSSVTAVYVLDHVAHIRKGRSILVQSGAKDVGLALISLAKAKGAQVFATAETKEEARFIVEKCGLLESHVLAGATSLAALQHAAQLTARGKFDVIVSTASRSHYLDSYLQVLSSVGHLVELDPQAVDSTQSTSIKASYSSVNIFSAVESDPGLGQELMQAANEYYRQGIVTLPPNVTTTDISQLSTVIGGFNNLIGKLVVRFDNPSSWVRMIPAAPAVTFDPDAAYVIAGALGGLGQSLVRWMGDRGARHLVLLSRRDISTVPDAQKLVNTLAKRDIHVESFVCDVSSKEQVDTVIQQISAERPIKGVVHAAVSYLDLTFDKLSASRWNDGLSAKVQGTKNLHEATLPMPLDFFVMTTSALSVFAFATQGAYTAANNFQDAFARYRRNLGLPASTASFSLIKEVTEVGTSDLTVDLFERNKTLTLTESQFLTMFEPAFLNNTTHTTAGAAAWSGKDDDPLSAANLHTYMDPAALMTKKRQDTSSSQATPKWYTDARISLMMRAFLDAQHHESASSGAALDTEGSKNTPASIRRNFEAAVAGGDKASTVEFVEDAITHVVADMLFVDVEGIDPAKSVADLGVDSLIAAELRNWFLQALGTSISMLDLLDPSVSISSRAEGITEKAIEVKG; this comes from the exons ATGGCCTCCAATTCAGAACCCCAACGCGAGCAACATGAGCCAGTTGCCATTGTCGGCATGG GATGCCGTTGGCCCGGCGGTAGCCACACTTCAGAACAGTTCTGGAACTTCCTCTGCAACAAGGTCGATGGCTGGAAAGAGTTTGACGACCCACGCTTCTCGTCCAAaggcttccaccacccaaactcCGACCGCCCAGGAGGCTTTGCCATGAAGGGGGCATTCCTGGGTCGGGATGATGCTAGGCTGTTTGATCACAGCTTCTTTGGGATGACCCAACTAGAGGTGGAGACAATGGACCCTTCACAGAGAAAGCTGCTCGAGTGTGCTTATGAAGCCATTGAGAGTGCTGGCGAGTCGCTCGAGAGTATATCTGGGAAACGGACTGGTGTTTTTGTTGGCAACTTCTGCCTTGA CCATTGGACATTGCAGTCACGAGACTGGGATAATCCGAGACCGTATGCCTTTGTGGGAGCAGGCACCAGCATTCTTGCCAACAGAATCAGTTACATCTTTAATCTCCAGGGACCAAG CTTGACCATTGACACAGCGTGTTCGAGCTCCATGTATGCCGTCCACTGTGCTGTCAATGCTATCCGTGCCGGAGATTGTGACTCTGCTATCGTGGCTGCAGGCAACTGGATAGCAGACCCTACGGTCCAGATAGCCCTCGATAAGCTCGGTGCTTTGTCTGCGTCGTCGAGATGCCACACCTTTGATGCCAGAGCCGAAGGCTATGCACGtggagagggatggggagCCATCTACCTGAAGAGACCCTCGACCGCTTTGGCGGATAACTCGCCTATCCGAGCTTTTATTCGAGGCAGTGCTGTCAACTCTAATGGGAGGACTGGTGGAATCACGAGGCCCAGTGCTCTCGGCCAAGAGACGGTGATTCGTGAAGCATATCGCAATGCTGGTGGCCTTCCGTTCAAGGACACCAGTTATTTCGAATGCCATGGGACAGGCACTTATGTGGGAGATCCAATCGAAGT TGCGGCCGTGGGCAGGGTCTTTGCCTCGGTGCGAGAGCCAAAGGACCCACTCCTTGTCGGATCAGTCAAGAGCAACGTGGGACACGGGGAAGGTGCAAGTGCTCTGGCGTCCATCATGAAAGTGGTGCTGGCTCTGGAGCGCGGTGCGATTCCGCCCGTTTACGACCTCCAGACACGCAACCCCAATATAGACTTTGACGCCGCCAATGTGCAGCCCGTCACGGAAGTTACACCGTGGCCCGAGGGAAAGATCCGACGTGCGTCTATCAACTCATTCGGATACGGTGGTGCCAATGCGCATTGCATCATCGACCATGTCACCAACGTCTGGCCGGATTATGTCGCTCCTGGCGTTTTCAACAAGAGTAGGACGGTGACCAACGGTCATACCAACGGCCATGCCAATGGGCATACAAACGGATCGACAAACGGTCACACAAATGGCAATGGCAATGGCACGTCAAATGGTCATCAGAACGGTTCTGTCCAACACAGTCCCgtcgtcaagatcaagacGACTGCCGTGCCCGGGGCCAGCACTCGCCAATCTGTTCTGCTGCCTCTCTCAGCGCACAATGAACAATCcctcaagctcaacatcGAAGCCTTGGCCAAGGCTCTTGACCAGTTCCCCTTGGCCGATGTCGCATACACACTCGGTAACCGTCGGTCTAAATTCGCCCAGCGATCCTTTGCCATTGTGGACAAGGATAATGTCGCCAACGACCTTCTCAGTGTAATCGACAAGAAACCGACCAGAGCTCCGCTGCATACCGCCAGTCTTGGATTCATCTTCACTGGACAGGGTGCTCAGTGGCATGCTATGGGGTCGGACCTTTTCCAGTACCGCATCTtccaaaacaccatccaGCATCTTGACCATGTCCTCGGCACGCTCTCCAACGCCCCTGCGTGGTCGTTGTACGATATTCTCTCTGGAAACTGCGATCCCTCCTTGATCCAAACCGCCGAGGTCTCACAAGCTGCCTGCACGGCTGTTCAAGTCGCCCTTATCGACCTTCTTGCTTCCTGGTCTATCCGTCCTTCAGGTGTGGCTGGGCACTCATCTGGAGAGATCGCTGCTGCCTATGCTTCTGGTCGGATCACTGCTGCCGAGGCCATAGTCGCTGCTTATCTCCGTGGCCAGGCTGTCTCCAGAAACAAGCAAACAGGTGCCATGTTGGCTGTCGGGCTTGGATTCGATGACGTTGTCAAATACCTCGACGGCAAAGAGGACGAGGTCAAGGTGGCTGCCATCAACTCCCCTGGTAGCGTGACCCTATCCGGAGAGGAGCCCACCGTCGACAGCATTTCGGCGGCCATGACAGCGGATAGTGTGTTTAACCGGAAGCTCAAGACCGGTGGCAATGCCTATCACTCACACCACATGATCCCCATCGGCCGCGAGTATGTCGAGCTCTTGACCGAGGGGACCGAGCACCTTCGTAAACTTGGCCTGGCCTCGTCCGATGATGCCGCCCGCTACCAGCCCACACTCTGGGTCTCCTCCGTAACTCCCGCGAAGAGCACATCCGGTCTCGGCAGTGATGATCTCGCTTCCTACTGGAGAGCCAACCTCGAGTCCCCAGTTCGTTTCTCAGAAGCGGTGGCAGGTCTGGTGCAGAACGCCGACGGGGTTCCTATCCACGCTCTCGTCGAGATTGGACCTCATCCTGCGCTCAAAAGCCCTCTTGAGCAGATCCTGAAGGCAGCGGGTGTTAAGAATGTTGCGTATGCTGGGTCAACACTGaagcgaggagaaggcgctcAGACATCGATGCTGCAACTTGCTGGCTCGCTCTTCGCTCTGAATAGTGAAGTGAACATTGCGGCCGTGAACGCGGTTGAATCTTCCCACGATGGGAAGGGAGATCTGGAGCATGGCGTTACCTGTGTTGACCTACCACCGTACCAGTATACCTACGGTGGTCTCAACTACCACGAGAGTCGGGCAAGCAAGGAGTATCGCTACCGATCTATTCTCCGACACGATCTTCTGGGATCCAAGATTGCGGGCAATGCCAAATTTCGACCACAGTGGCGAAACATTCTTCGTCTCAAGGACGTTCCCTGGCTCGGTGACCACAGGCTCTTGCCTGATGCTGTTCTGCCTGGTGCAGGGTATCTGGCCATGGCCATCGAGGCTATTGCCCGTATTCACAACGAGCTGCCTTCCAATCCCCCCATCGAAGGCTTTGTGCTCGCCGACGTATCCATCAAGAAGAGTTTGGTCATTCCAGAAGACGATTACGGCGTTGAAGTCTTGACCAGCTTGGAACTTGTTGACGCGCAGACACCAGCGTGGGCCACCTTTTCCATCAGCTCCGTGGGCAGAGAAAGCGAAGAGTGGATGGAACACTGCACTGGTAGAATCAAGGTCGCTCTTGAGGGCTCAGATGACTCCGTGGAGAAGACTGCTGTTgtgcccaccacccaaagGGCTCTTGATGGGCGGGTTTGGTATGAGAAGTTTGCCGAAATTGGTCTCGGTTACGGAGAGACCTTTCAGCCAATCTCTTATATCCGCAGTGATCCCACATCCAACGTCGCAGTGGCAACCCTCAACTTGCGGTCTACAGCCGGGCTTatcaaggatggggagtCGGCCTATCCCTTGCACCCTGCTTCCCTTGATGGTGCCATTCAGCTGGGTCTGATCGCCTGCCACGCCGGCCGTTCTGAGGACGCCACCACGGCATTCGTGCCGGTCCAGCTTCCCCGGCTCTATCTGTCGAACAATATCAATGACTTGGCCGGAGACAAGTGCACCGTTGTGGCCCATGGAGAAAAGCGTGGTATTCGTGGTGCTCATCTTGACTTGCAGTTGCTCGGGCCTAATGGTGAAGTGATGCTTGATGCCGAGGGTCTTCGGTGCATCAGCTATTCCAGTGCAGCCAAGACCACCGAGGACAGAACCTTTAGCAGCCCTTTCACTCGGCTGGTATGGAGGCCTGACATCCGCACTCTGCGCAATGGTCGTGCTCGCGAGATGTACCCTCCCCCAAGGGATAACGTCAAGAAGGCACCATCGTGGGGTATCACCAACAAACTAGCCCACTTTGTCGTTTACAGCATGTACATGATGTACGGCACGCTCCCTGAGGATGACATGCCTAAGCCCTCAGGGGATGTTGGTCATTTCTTCGACTGGATCAAGCGAAAGGGACACAACGACAACTCTGAACTCATGCAAGAAGCTCGGGAATATGCCAAGCAAGGTCTTCTTCTCAACAAGATCGACGAGCTTGTCAGCGAGGCCCCGGATGTCATTGAAGTTCAGGCTGCCAAGTTGCTCCATGACAGCATGGCCGACATTCTCTTTGAGCGCAGGACCGGTATTGATGTGCTCATCAGTGAAGGTCTCTTGACCCCATTGTACAAGGAGGGTCTCCTCATGACGGGTATCTATCCTCAACTTCACAATGTTATCGCTGGTGTTGCTCATAGCAACAGCCATCTGCGTGTTTTGGAGATTGGTGGAGGTACAGGTGGCGCCACCCGGATTGCCATGAAGGCCTTCAATGGACCTAATGGTATCAAGTCTTACAAGGACTACACCTTCACCGACATCTCGGCCGGATTCTTGTCCGGAGCCCGCGAATCCATGGCCGACTTGCGGGATGTCAACTTTTCCGTGTTTGACATTGAGGTTGACCCTGTTGAGCAAGGATATGTTGAGAAGAGTTATGATCTTATCATCGCCTGTCAGGTGCTTCACGCCACCTCCAACATGAAGAGGACTTTGACCAACTGCCGAAGGCTTCTCAAGCCTGGTGGACAACTCGTTCTTGTTGAGACGACGGAGAACTTTATCGTTCCAGGTGTGGTGGTCGGTACCTTTACGGGCTACTGGAGTGGTATCCCTGACGGTCGAGTGGATGCGCCTTTCCAAAGCCTTGCATCTTGGGACCGGACTCTCAAAGAAGCTGGGTTCCAGGGGCTAGATGTTGTCTTGGACGACTTCCCCGAGCCTCACAACACAACATCCGTCATTCTCTCTACTGTACCACCAGAGGAGTTTCCTGTCTCTGGAGAGGGCACtgttcatcttcttcattcGGGCAGCGAGGCACCTGCACTTCTTCAACACCTTACTCAGGAGTTCCAAAGCCGCGGCATTACTGTCAAGCCCGGCACCCTTGACGGCATAGGCGAGCTTCCCTCAGAGTCTCGTGTGGTGGCCCTCTTCGACGATGggcatctccttctcaacgCAAGCGAGAAGGACTTCAGCAGGTTTCAGCAACTGGTCAGGCAGTCGTCAAGTCTGGTGGCGATCACGAGCTCTGGAGTAGCCAAGGGCCTGAGTCCAGATGCTGCTGTCATTCCGGGACTGCTCCGTGTGCTCCAGAACGAGAATCCCGGGGCTCAGTACATGTCTGTTGACATTGCGGCCGACAATTTCACCATCGAAGCGGCCGAGGACCAGCAACACTTTGCCAAGTGCATCGCCGACTACGAGTCTGAGCTTTATGGCGCTACTCGGTCTCCGCCGATGGACGACCTCGAAGGCAACCCCAAGGATCGTGAGCTTTCCTGGCAAGACGGTTACTTTTCCGTCAGCCGTCATGTCCCTGATACAGGGTTCCACTCCCAGCATGGCCTGGATAGCAAGAAGTTCAAACCTGATACCATGCCTCTGGGCAGCCAGGGTGCGGTGAAGGCGACATTTGAGACTCCTGGTGTGATCAACTCATTGTGCTTCGAGCCATACAAGGAGATTCTTCAGCCTCTCCCAGCTGGCTTCattgatgttgctgttgcagcTGTCGGTCTCAATGCTCGAGACCTCGACACCTGGACGGGTCGTTTGGACAGCGATCACTTTTCTTCAGAGTACTCAGGCGTCATCACTGCAGTCGGTGCCAACGTTGACGGCCTGAACGTCGGTGATCGTGTGTGTGGTTTGGGCAAAGGCCAGTTCGGAACTGCCACCCGCGTACCGGCTGCCTTTGCAAGcaaggttgaagatggagatgatcTCGTTCAGATGGCGTCCTTGCCGCTGTCTTCTGTGACAGCAGTCTATGTGCTGGATCACGTCGCTCATATTCGCAAAGGCCGGTCGATTTTGGTTCAGTCTGGTGCAAAAGATGTCGGGCTCGCACTCATCTCTCTTGCCAAGGCTAAGGGCGCTCAGGTCTTCGCTACTGCAGAgaccaaagaagaagccagGTTCATTGTTGAGAAATGCGGCTTGCTCGAGTCTCATGTCTTGGCTGGAGCCACAAGCCTGGCTGCTCTTCAACATGCGGCTCAGCTGACAGCTAGAGGAAAGTTCGACGTCATTGTCAGCACTGCATCGAGAAGCCATTACCTGGATTCGTATCTGCAGGTATTGTCGTCAGTAGGTCATTTGGTGGAGCTGGATCCTCAGGCTGTCGACTCGACACAGTCTACCAGCATCAAAGCTTCCTATAGCTCAGTCAACATATTTTCTGCCGTCGAGTCGGACCCAGGGCTTGGCCAGGAGCTCATGCAGGCTGCCAATGAGTACTATCGTCAAGGCATCGTCACTCTTCCTCCCAATGTGACGACCACCGATATCTCTCAACTCTCGACTGTCATTGGCggcttcaacaacctcattggcaagctggtggtgagatTTGACAACCCAAGCAGTTGGGTGCGAATGATTCCCGCTGCACCAGCTGTCACATTTGATCCTGATGCTGCCTACGTCATCGCTGGCGCTCTCGGAGGTCTCGGTCAGTCTCTTGTTCGCTGGATGGGTGACAGAGGTGCCCGGCATCTGGTTCTTCTTTCTCGTCGTGATATCTCGACTGTGCCTGATGCTCAAAAACTGGTCAACACTCTCGCCAAGCGCGACATCCACGTCGAGTCTTTTGTGTGCGATGTGAGCAGCAAGGAGCAGGTCGACACTGTGATTCAACAAATCTCGGCTGAACGTCCCATCAAAGGTGTTGTTCACGCGGCGGTCTCCTATCTGGACCTCACCTTTGACAAGCTCTCGGCATCAAGATGGAATGACGGTCTCTCAGCCAAGGTCCAAGGAACCAAGAATCTCCATGAGGCCACCTTGCCCATGCCTCTCGACTTCTTCGTCATGACCACCTCGGCCTTGTCTGTTTTTGCGTTTGCCACACAGGGTGCCTATACCGCTGCCAACAACTTCCAAGACGCATTTGCCCGGTATCGACGCAACCTCGGTCTCCCTGCCTCGACGGCCTCTTTCAGCTTGATCAAAGAGGTCACAGAAGTCGGCACCAGCGACCTCACGGTGGACCTCTTTGAGCGCAACAAGACCCTCACCTTGACAGAGTCGCAGTTCCTGACCATGTTTGAGCCAGcattcctcaacaacacGACACACACAACTGCTGGAGCGGCGGCCTGGTCTGGCAAGGACGATGATCCGTTGTCGGCAGCCAACTTGCACACCTACATGGACCCAGCAGCCTTGATGACCAAGAAGCGACAAGacacctcatcctcccaggCAACACCAAAGTGGTACACCGACGCCCGCATCTCCCTCATGATGCGCGCCTTCCTGGATGCCCAACATCACGAGTCAGCCAGCTCCGGCGCGGCTCTTGATACAGAAGGATCAAAAAACACGCCTGCCTCAATTAGAAGGAACTTTGAGGCGGCGGTTGCGGGCGGTGACAAGGCTTCCACAGTGGAGTTTGTAGAGGACGCGATTACTCACGTGGTGGCGGACatgttgtttgttgatgtggagggTATTGACCCGGCCAAGTCGGTGGCGGACTTGGGAGTGGATAGTCTGATTGCGGCGGAGTTGAGGAACTGGTTTTTGCAGGCGTTGGGGACTAGTATTAGTATGCTTGATTTGTTGGACCCGAGTGTGAGCATTAGTtcgagggcggaggggatTACTGAGAAGGCGATTGAGGTGaaggggtga
- a CDS encoding hypothetical protein (EggNog:ENOG503Q41T; COG:S; antiSMASH:Cluster_5): protein MDPVTAVGLATAIVQFIEVGSKTIKGFSDFHGTLDEIPRAFRHAKAKLPLIVSGLDKIKDRAIAGVF, encoded by the coding sequence ATGGATCCAGTGACAGCCGTCGGCCTGGCAACTGCGATTGTCCAGTTCATCGAAGTGGGTTCCAAAACAATTAAAGGCTTCTCTGACTTCCATGGCACCCTCGATGAAATCCCGCGAGCATTCCGCCATGCCAAGGCGAAGCTCCCGCTCATTGTGAGCGGACTGGATAAAATCAAGGACCGGGCCATCGCTGGTGTTTTTTAG
- a CDS encoding hypothetical protein (EggNog:ENOG503NUAW; SMCOG1005:Drug resistance transporter; SMCOG1005: EmrB/QacA; COG:U; antiSMASH:Cluster_5) produces MAATAKPLQDELPPDTTVLTAGPQSGSNGTQLAPSAIMKASGHTTTPTENDALSEDDESQYPHGLKLWLVLLSLCLAIFLVALDQTIIAPALGSITSEFDSTRDIGWYGASYLLTMTALQPLYGTIYRLFDIKITYLSAVFLFELGSLISAVAPTSTVFIVGRAIAGLGTAGIFSGSFFIVGLLLPLRKRPTAFGGVGALWGISSVAGPLLGGVFAEKVTWRWCFYINLPIGGVAMAVIIFFLRVKKPDSGLPAQERMERVLQLDLVGTVIMLPSVIMLLLALQWGGLEYPWSDSKVIGLLVGASVGGAVFAGVEVWQQDKGIIPPQFFRNRNVFAAMMFAMFFGASFYPMVYYLSLYFQAVQGNNAVEAGIKLLAFLIAMVVSSVLSGIIVTAIGSYNIVMFVETAFLTTGAALIATFWIDTPFAKWFGYQIIMGFGTGVCFQAPIVVVQNCLPQELIAQATACVQFFQAFGGAVFIAVSQTVFQNGLITNMLRDAPGIDPAIILNSGASQIRQVLERIGRPEAVERVLAAYVLGLRNTYYISVAAASCAFLVTFVLDWKPIKKPGVAKKRDEEAAASSDGTSASTDIAKVQGG; encoded by the exons ATGGCTGCCACCGCAAAACCTCTTCAGGATGAGCTTCCCCCAGATACCACCGTCCTCACCGCCGGTCCCCAAAGCGGGAGCAATGGAACACAGTTGGCTCCATCAGCCATCATGAAGGCCTCAGGACACACTACCACACCCACCGAAAACGATGCTCTCTCAGAAGATGACGAGTCACAATACCCTCACGGCCTCAAACTCTGGCTGGTCCTCCTATCCCTCTGCCTCGCCATATTTCTCGTCGCCCTCGATCAGACAATTATCGCCCCGGCCTTGGGATCCATCACGTCCGAGTTCGATTCCACCCGCGACATCGGCTGGTATGGCGCCTCCTACCTTCTCACCATGACcgcccttcaacccctctATGGAACAATCTACCGACTCTTTGACATCAAAATCACCTACCTGAGCGCCGTCTTTCTCTTTGAGCTGGGGAGTCTGATCTCAGCCGTGGCACCGACTTCGACAGTGTTCATCGTTGGCAGGGCGATCGCAGGGTTGGGTACAGCAGGCATATTCAGCGGGTCGTTTTTCATCGTTGGACTCTTGCTGCCGCTCCGGAAAAGACCGACTGCTTtcggtggggttggtgcgCTTTGGGGGATATCAAGCGTGGCCGGGCCGTTGCTGGGCGGTGTTTTTGCCGAGAAGGTGacttggaggtggtgcttCTACATAAATCTCCCGATTGGAGGCGTGGCGATGGCGGTCATTATTTTCTTTCTCCGGGTCAAGAAGCCTGATTCTGGTTTGCCTGCgcaggagaggatggagagggtttTGCAGCTGGATCTGGTAGGCACGGTAATCATGCTTCCCAGCGTGATCATGTTGCTTTTGGCGTTGCAGTGGGGAGGGCTTGAGTATCCGTGGAGTGATTCGAAAGTCATTGGCCTTCTCGTGGGGGCGAGTGTGGGAGGTGCTGTGTTTGCGGGAGTCGAGGTTTGGCAGCAGGACAAGGGGATCATTCCACCGCAGTTCTTCAGGAACAGAAACGTCTTTGCGGCTATGATGTTTGCCATGTTCTTTGGCGCGTCATTCTATCCGATGGTCTATTATTTGT CACTGTATTTCCAAGCTGTTCAGGGCAACAATGCAGTCGAGGCAGGTATCAagctcctcgccttcttgatAGCCATGGTCGTATCGTCTGTGCTCAGTGGTATAATCGTCACGGCCATCGGATCATACAACATCGTCATGTTTGTTGAAACTGCCTTCCTCACGACTGGCGCTGCACTGATTGCCACGTTTTGGATCGACACCCCCTTTGCAAAGTGGTTCGGATACCAAATCATCATGGGATTCGGAACCGGTGTCTGCTTCCAGGCACCAATAGTCGTCGTGCAAAACTGTCTGCCTCAAGAACTGATCGCGCAAGCCACGGCATGTGTCCAGTTCTTCCAGGCATTCGGGGGAGCGGTATTCATTGCCGTGTCGCAAACTGTCTTTCAGAACGGGTTGATCACCAACATGCTGCGGGATGCTCCAGGAATTGACCCTGCGATTATTCTGAACAGTGGCGCATCGCAGATTCGGCAGGTGTTGGAAAGGATCGGGCGTCCAGAAGCTGTGGAACGGGTACTTGCGGCATATGTGTTGGGCCTCAGGAACACATACTACATCAGTGTGGCTGCTGCCAGTTGTGCGTTTCTTGTCACATTTGTGCTTGATTGGAAGCCGATTAAGAAACCAGGCGTAGCGAAGAAGAGGGATGAAGAAGCGGCTGCCTCGAGTGACGGGACTTCTGCGAGCACAGACATTGCAAAGGTTCAGGGCGGGTGA